In Acidovorax sp. 106, the following proteins share a genomic window:
- the yghU gene encoding glutathione-dependent disulfide-bond oxidoreductase, whose protein sequence is MSNPTPYTPPAIWQWNKENGGQFASINRPIAGATHDKELPVGKHPLQLYSMGTPNGVKVTIMLEELLALGHSGAEYDAWLIRIGDGDQFGSGFVGINPNSKIPALQDRTDPANPVRVFESGAILMHLAEKFGAFLPKDGAARAECLSWLFWQMGSAPFVGGGFGHFYAYAPVKIEYAIDRYAMETKRQLDVLNQRLAVTEYVAGNEYTVADMAIWPWYGLMVKGEAYDAGEFLQVHEYTHVLRWAEQVGQRRAVQRGRMVNRVRGDLASQLHERHDASDFETKTQDKIAAAASSPSSSPAR, encoded by the coding sequence ATGTCCAACCCCACCCCCTACACCCCCCCAGCCATCTGGCAATGGAACAAAGAAAACGGCGGTCAGTTCGCCAGCATCAACCGACCTATTGCCGGGGCTACGCACGATAAAGAGCTGCCTGTGGGCAAGCACCCGCTGCAGCTCTATTCGATGGGTACGCCCAATGGCGTGAAGGTCACGATCATGTTGGAAGAGCTGCTGGCGCTGGGCCACAGCGGGGCGGAGTACGACGCGTGGTTGATCCGCATTGGCGATGGCGACCAGTTTGGCAGCGGGTTTGTGGGCATCAACCCCAACTCCAAGATCCCCGCGTTGCAAGACCGCACCGACCCTGCCAACCCCGTGCGGGTGTTTGAGTCCGGGGCCATCCTGATGCATCTGGCTGAGAAGTTTGGTGCCTTTTTGCCCAAGGACGGCGCGGCGCGGGCCGAGTGCCTGTCGTGGCTGTTCTGGCAGATGGGCAGTGCGCCGTTTGTGGGGGGAGGGTTTGGGCATTTTTATGCCTATGCGCCGGTCAAGATCGAGTACGCGATTGACCGCTATGCGATGGAAACCAAGCGCCAGCTCGATGTGCTGAACCAGCGCCTGGCTGTGACGGAGTATGTGGCGGGCAATGAGTACACCGTGGCCGACATGGCGATCTGGCCCTGGTATGGGCTGATGGTGAAGGGCGAGGCCTACGACGCGGGCGAGTTTTTGCAGGTGCATGAATACACCCATGTGCTGCGCTGGGCCGAGCAGGTGGGCCAGCGCCGCGCCGTGCAGCGCGGCCGCATGGTGAACCGGGTGCGCGGTGACCTGGCCAGCCAGTTGCATGAGCGGCACGATGCCAGCGACTTTGAGACGAAGACGCAGGACAAGATCGCAGCGGCAGCCTCCAGCCCATCGTCGTCACCCGCACGCTGA
- a CDS encoding homoserine kinase, with the protein MAVFTEVSKKDAREVLRRLQIGELVELRGIEGGIENTNYFLTSSQGEFVLTLFERLTAEQLPFYLHLMKHLAHGGIPVPEPRGDKYGEILHTVAGKPAAVVSKLRGKSQLAPEPVHCAAVGAMLARMHLVGRDFDRHQPNLRGLPWWNETVPVVLPHLDAAQAALLQSELAYQNHVAASSTYAALPRGPVHADLFRDNVMFAEDTLTGFFDFYFAGVDTWLFDLAVCLNDWCIDLPTGTHHTERATAMLTAYQAVRPLTAAERELLPAMLRAGALRFWISRLWDFYLPREASMLKPHDPTHFERVLQDRIAHPVQA; encoded by the coding sequence ATGGCTGTTTTTACCGAAGTCTCCAAAAAAGATGCACGCGAAGTGCTGCGCCGACTGCAAATTGGCGAGCTGGTGGAACTGCGCGGCATTGAGGGCGGCATTGAAAACACCAACTACTTCCTGACCAGCTCGCAGGGCGAGTTCGTCCTGACGCTGTTCGAGCGCCTGACGGCCGAGCAACTGCCGTTTTACCTGCACCTGATGAAGCACCTGGCGCACGGCGGCATCCCCGTGCCCGAGCCGCGTGGCGACAAGTACGGCGAAATCCTGCACACCGTGGCGGGCAAGCCTGCGGCGGTGGTGAGCAAGCTGCGCGGCAAAAGCCAGCTGGCCCCCGAGCCCGTGCACTGCGCCGCCGTGGGTGCCATGCTGGCGCGCATGCACCTGGTGGGGCGCGACTTTGACCGCCACCAGCCCAACCTGCGCGGCCTGCCCTGGTGGAACGAGACCGTGCCCGTGGTGCTGCCGCACCTGGACGCCGCCCAGGCCGCGCTGCTGCAATCGGAGCTGGCCTACCAGAACCACGTGGCCGCGTCGTCCACCTACGCCGCCCTGCCCCGTGGCCCGGTGCATGCCGACCTGTTCCGCGACAACGTGATGTTTGCCGAAGACACCCTGACGGGCTTCTTCGACTTTTACTTTGCGGGCGTGGACACTTGGCTGTTTGACTTGGCGGTGTGCCTGAACGACTGGTGCATTGACCTGCCCACCGGCACACACCACACCGAGCGCGCCACGGCCATGCTCACCGCCTACCAGGCCGTGCGCCCCCTGACAGCGGCAGAGCGCGAACTGCTGCCCGCCATGCTGCGCGCCGGGGCGCTGCGCTTTTGGATCTCGCGCCTGTGGGACTTTTACCTGCCGCGCGAGGCGTCCATGCTCAAGCCGCACGACCCGACCCACTTCGAGCGCGTGCTGCAGGACCGCATTGCGCACCCAGTGCAAGCCTGA
- a CDS encoding LysR family transcriptional regulator, whose protein sequence is MRLRHIEVFNAVMLTGSVSAAARLINVTQPAVSRILAHAELQLGFPLFHRLKGKLVPTTEAQTLYPHIERLFTQLDDVQRLANSLKSDRREGELHILSVLALSYEVLPRALRFFRQKHPDVQVTIDALHSPQIVSALVLQEADVGFVFSAIAHPALTQEHLADGRMVCVAPKGMLGAALVAAGVAHLADLADTPVVRLDVRDPIGTVVSHACREAGVGLQTAITVQTYHAALALAHHGHAVAVVDTCTAASADRSKVDVLALAPHIAVPIKSLRTVNRPSSLLASAMTQCMRQAVAETLGAVGLLPEVE, encoded by the coding sequence ATGCGCCTTCGCCACATAGAAGTTTTCAATGCCGTGATGCTTACCGGCAGCGTGAGCGCGGCGGCCCGCCTCATCAACGTTACGCAGCCTGCGGTCAGCCGCATCTTGGCGCATGCTGAACTGCAGTTGGGCTTTCCGCTGTTCCACCGGCTCAAGGGCAAGCTGGTGCCCACCACCGAGGCGCAGACGCTGTACCCGCACATTGAGCGCCTGTTCACCCAGCTCGATGATGTGCAGCGCCTTGCCAACAGCCTCAAAAGCGACCGGCGCGAGGGGGAGCTGCATATTCTGAGCGTGCTGGCACTGAGCTACGAGGTGCTGCCGCGTGCATTGCGGTTCTTCAGGCAGAAGCACCCGGATGTGCAGGTAACCATCGACGCGCTGCACTCGCCCCAGATCGTCTCGGCCCTGGTGCTGCAGGAGGCGGATGTGGGCTTTGTGTTCAGCGCCATCGCTCACCCCGCGTTGACGCAAGAGCATCTGGCCGATGGGCGCATGGTGTGTGTGGCACCCAAGGGAATGCTGGGGGCTGCGCTGGTGGCGGCCGGGGTGGCGCATCTGGCCGACCTGGCCGACACACCCGTGGTGCGGCTGGATGTGCGTGACCCCATCGGCACAGTGGTCAGCCATGCCTGCCGCGAGGCCGGGGTGGGCTTGCAGACGGCGATCACGGTGCAGACCTATCACGCAGCGCTGGCATTGGCGCATCACGGCCATGCGGTGGCTGTGGTCGACACGTGCACAGCGGCATCGGCCGACCGCAGCAAGGTGGATGTGCTGGCGCTTGCGCCGCACATTGCCGTGCCCATCAAGTCGCTGCGCACCGTGAACCGGCCCAGCTCGCTGCTGGCCAGTGCCATGACGCAGTGCATGCGCCAGGCGGTGGCCGAGACGCTGGGAGCGGTGGGCCTGCTACCTGAGGTGGAGTGA
- the polA gene encoding DNA polymerase I: protein MTDKKTLVLVDGSSYLYRAFHAMPDLRAVPGDPSSAATGAIRGMINMMQALRKEVVADYAVCVFDASGPTFRDALYTEYKATRSPMPDDLRSQIEPIHEVVDLLGWKVVAVPGVEADDVIATLANAAAAQGIEVIVSSGDKDLSQLVNEHITIIDTMSGKRRDVAGVTAEFGVPPALMVDYQALVGDTVDNVPGVTKVGPKTAAKWLEEYGSLDNLIANADAIKGVAGNNLREAIASGQLALSRQLVTMKTDCALADYIPGLPAFDDITLDAPDNAGLLPFYEKYGFKGLAAAIKGAAASAAVAPTVAMPGQSGDLFADHSASTVAEEAQHRTVVYDTILNWADFDQWLERLHKAPLTAIDTETDSLDEMRAQIVGISFSVQPGEAAYIPLRHEGPDAPAQLPLDEVLARLKPWLEDAKHHKLGQHIKYDRHVFANHGIEVQGYAHDTLLQSYVLEVHKPHNLTSLAERHTGRKGISYEDLCGKGAHQIPFAQVPVDKAAAYSCEDSDQTLDVHNALWPLLQADDKLRFIYELEIASSEALYRIERNGVLIDAPTLAAQSHELGQRILQLETEAYEIAGQPFNLSSPKQLGEIFFDKLGMPVVKKTATGARSTDEEVLEKLAEDYPLPAKLLEHRSLVKLKGTYTDKLAQLALPRTGRVHTHYAQAVAVTGRLSSNDPNLQNIPIRTPEGRRVREAFVAPAGRVIASADYSQIELRIMAHLSGDHSLLHAFHAGLDVHRATAAEVFGVEVDQVTSEQRRYAKVINFGLIYGMSSFGLAKNLGIETKAAAAYIDKYFQRYPGVKQYMDETKAAAKSMGYVETVFGRRLYLPEINSPNGPRRAGAERAAINAPMQGTAADLIKLAMVAVQKELDAHKPDIKMIMQVHDELVFELPESEVDWLKTHIPRLMADVAALKVPLLAEVGVGANWDKAH from the coding sequence ATGACTGACAAAAAGACCCTGGTGCTGGTGGACGGCTCCAGCTACCTCTACCGTGCCTTTCACGCCATGCCCGACCTGCGGGCCGTGCCGGGTGACCCCAGCAGCGCCGCCACGGGCGCCATTCGCGGCATGATCAACATGATGCAGGCCCTGCGCAAAGAGGTGGTGGCCGACTACGCCGTGTGCGTGTTCGACGCCTCGGGCCCCACCTTCCGCGATGCCCTGTACACCGAATACAAGGCCACGCGCTCGCCCATGCCCGACGACCTGCGCAGCCAGATCGAGCCCATCCACGAGGTGGTGGACCTGCTGGGCTGGAAGGTGGTGGCCGTGCCCGGCGTGGAGGCCGACGACGTGATCGCCACCTTGGCCAACGCAGCAGCCGCACAGGGCATTGAGGTCATCGTGTCCAGCGGCGACAAAGACTTGAGCCAGCTGGTCAACGAGCACATCACCATCATCGACACCATGAGCGGCAAGCGCCGCGATGTGGCGGGCGTGACGGCCGAGTTTGGCGTGCCCCCCGCGCTGATGGTGGACTACCAGGCCCTGGTGGGCGACACCGTGGACAACGTGCCCGGCGTGACCAAGGTCGGCCCCAAGACCGCCGCCAAGTGGCTGGAAGAATACGGCTCGCTCGACAACCTGATTGCCAACGCCGACGCCATCAAAGGCGTGGCGGGCAACAACCTGCGTGAGGCCATTGCCAGCGGCCAACTGGCCCTGAGCCGCCAGCTCGTCACCATGAAAACCGACTGCGCGCTGGCCGACTACATCCCCGGCCTGCCCGCGTTTGACGACATCACGCTGGACGCGCCCGACAACGCTGGCCTGCTGCCGTTTTACGAAAAGTACGGCTTCAAGGGCCTGGCTGCCGCCATCAAGGGCGCGGCTGCCTCTGCCGCTGTAGCCCCCACCGTCGCCATGCCCGGCCAAAGCGGCGATCTGTTTGCCGATCACTCCGCCAGCACCGTGGCCGAAGAAGCCCAGCACCGCACCGTGGTGTACGACACCATCCTCAACTGGGCCGACTTTGACCAGTGGCTGGAGCGCCTGCACAAAGCCCCGCTCACGGCCATCGACACCGAAACCGACTCCCTCGACGAAATGCGTGCGCAAATCGTCGGCATCTCTTTTAGCGTGCAGCCCGGCGAAGCCGCCTACATCCCCCTGCGCCACGAAGGCCCCGACGCGCCCGCGCAACTGCCTTTGGATGAAGTGCTCGCCCGCCTCAAGCCCTGGCTGGAAGACGCCAAACACCACAAGCTCGGCCAGCACATCAAATACGACCGCCATGTGTTCGCCAACCACGGCATCGAAGTGCAGGGCTACGCGCACGACACCTTGCTGCAAAGCTACGTGCTCGAAGTGCACAAGCCCCACAACCTGACCAGCCTGGCCGAGCGCCACACGGGCCGCAAAGGCATCAGCTACGAAGACCTGTGCGGCAAAGGCGCGCACCAGATCCCGTTTGCGCAAGTGCCCGTGGACAAGGCCGCTGCCTATTCGTGCGAAGACTCTGACCAGACCCTGGACGTGCACAACGCCCTGTGGCCCCTGCTGCAGGCGGATGACAAACTGCGCTTCATCTACGAGCTGGAGATTGCCAGCAGCGAGGCCCTGTACCGCATCGAACGCAACGGCGTGCTCATTGACGCCCCCACGCTGGCCGCCCAAAGCCACGAGCTGGGCCAGCGCATCTTGCAGCTCGAAACCGAGGCGTACGAGATTGCAGGCCAGCCCTTCAACCTGAGCAGCCCCAAGCAACTGGGCGAAATCTTCTTCGACAAGCTGGGCATGCCGGTTGTGAAGAAGACCGCCACCGGCGCCCGCAGCACCGACGAAGAAGTGCTGGAAAAGTTGGCCGAGGACTACCCCCTGCCCGCCAAGCTGCTGGAGCACCGCAGCCTCGTCAAGCTCAAAGGCACCTACACCGACAAGCTCGCCCAACTGGCCCTGCCGCGCACAGGCCGCGTGCACACGCACTACGCGCAGGCTGTGGCTGTGACCGGCCGTTTGTCCAGCAACGACCCCAACCTGCAAAACATCCCCATCCGCACCCCCGAAGGCCGCCGCGTGCGCGAAGCCTTCGTAGCGCCCGCAGGCCGCGTGATTGCGAGTGCCGACTACTCCCAGATCGAGCTGCGCATCATGGCCCACCTGAGCGGCGACCACTCGCTGCTGCACGCCTTCCACGCCGGGCTGGACGTGCACCGCGCCACCGCCGCCGAGGTGTTTGGGGTGGAGGTCGATCAGGTCACCAGCGAGCAACGCCGCTACGCCAAGGTCATCAACTTCGGCCTCATCTACGGCATGAGCAGCTTTGGCCTGGCCAAGAACTTAGGCATTGAGACCAAGGCCGCTGCTGCCTACATCGACAAATACTTCCAGCGCTACCCCGGCGTGAAGCAGTACATGGACGAGACCAAGGCCGCCGCCAAATCCATGGGCTATGTCGAAACCGTGTTTGGCCGCCGCCTGTACCTGCCCGAAATCAATTCCCCCAACGGCCCGCGCCGCGCCGGGGCCGAGCGCGCCGCTATCAATGCGCCCATGCAGGGCACGGCCGCTGACCTCATCAAGCTGGCCATGGTGGCCGTGCAAAAAGAGCTGGACGCCCACAAGCCAGATATCAAGATGATCATGCAGGTGCACGACGAACTGGTGTTTGAGCTGCCCGAGAGCGAAGTGGACTGGCTCAAGACCCATATCCCGCGCCTGATGGCGGACGTGGCGGCGCTGAAGGTGCCGTTATTGGCAGAGGTCGGGGTGGGGGCTAATTGGGATAAGGCGCATTGA
- a CDS encoding D-amino acid dehydrogenase — MQVCVLGAGIVGLATAYELHQRGLQVTVIDQAQPGTGASGGNGAQLSYSYVQPLADASIWRQLPRLLLLPSSPLKLRMQWDTHQWRWGLEFLRACNRPTSERSTAQLLALAALSRHHFEAMMRAEALDCDFSRTGKLVLYDTATGLAAAQRQMDLQRQWGCEQQAVSAQRCTEIEPALQQYQPRIAGAIYTPSECAADCLMVCQGLQAVLAARGVRFVLGATVQGFVRQGTRIAAVQTSAGAIEAQQFVLALGSRSHQVAQTLGFRLPVYPLKGYSITLDTSAAPSAVPRVNVTDAARKVVFARIGQRLRVAGMAELVGHDARIPAARIQSLRDATRAVFPGCHQGGDLHAWTGMRPATPTGLPVVGRWARAPDNLLLNTGHGSLGFTLAFGTAAQVAELLVPA, encoded by the coding sequence ATGCAGGTATGTGTATTGGGTGCAGGCATCGTCGGCCTGGCCACAGCGTATGAACTCCACCAGCGCGGTTTGCAGGTCACCGTCATCGACCAAGCCCAGCCCGGCACGGGCGCCAGCGGTGGCAATGGCGCGCAGCTGAGCTACAGCTATGTGCAGCCGCTGGCAGACGCCAGCATCTGGCGGCAGTTGCCCCGGCTGCTACTATTGCCCAGTTCTCCGCTCAAGCTGCGCATGCAGTGGGACACCCACCAGTGGCGTTGGGGGCTGGAGTTTCTGCGCGCATGCAACCGGCCAACCTCTGAACGCAGCACTGCGCAGCTACTGGCCTTGGCCGCCCTGAGCCGCCACCATTTCGAGGCCATGATGCGGGCAGAGGCCCTGGACTGCGACTTCTCCCGCACCGGTAAGCTGGTGCTGTACGACACCGCCACCGGCCTGGCCGCTGCGCAACGCCAGATGGACCTGCAGCGCCAGTGGGGCTGCGAACAACAGGCGGTGTCAGCCCAGCGCTGCACAGAGATCGAGCCCGCGCTGCAGCAATACCAGCCGCGCATTGCCGGAGCCATCTACACCCCCAGCGAATGCGCGGCCGACTGCCTTATGGTCTGCCAAGGCTTGCAGGCCGTGCTGGCCGCACGGGGGGTGCGCTTTGTACTGGGTGCCACGGTCCAGGGCTTTGTGCGCCAGGGCACCCGCATTGCTGCGGTGCAGACCAGTGCAGGCGCCATCGAGGCGCAGCAGTTTGTGCTGGCCCTGGGCAGCCGCAGCCACCAGGTGGCGCAGACGCTAGGCTTTCGCCTGCCCGTGTACCCACTCAAGGGCTACAGCATCACACTCGATACCAGCGCTGCACCATCGGCAGTGCCTCGCGTCAATGTGACCGACGCCGCACGCAAGGTGGTATTTGCGCGCATCGGCCAGCGCCTGCGGGTGGCGGGCATGGCCGAACTGGTGGGGCACGATGCGCGCATACCTGCCGCACGCATCCAGAGCCTGCGCGATGCCACACGCGCCGTTTTTCCGGGCTGCCACCAAGGCGGCGACCTGCACGCCTGGACCGGCATGCGCCCCGCCACACCCACCGGGCTGCCGGTGGTGGGCCGTTGGGCGCGGGCGCCCGACAACCTGCTTCTCAACACAGGCCACGGTTCCTTGGGGTTCACGCTGGCGTTTGGCACGGCAGCGCAGGTGGCCGAACTACTGGTGCCCGCCTAA
- a CDS encoding BPSS1780 family membrane protein: MKLHIVPAKTGFTWVKLGVQAFRRQPMALAALFFISYVAMKLLTSVPVLGSIASLVLLPSVTLAMMVATGESIQGHRPTPALLLVTFRKGRQHLRHMLLLGVLYALGFLGIMGLSALVDGGRFVQVYMDGMPVTAQMASDPSFQKAMWLATLLSLPLSLLFWHAPGLVHWHGIPPIKALFFSMMACVRNAGACLVFLFTWLGIGVLGALLISIISLLLGLGLGDESIGSMLLISAGMMMATMILTCVVFIFRDCFEPPESLLHEAPHDTPPSDAPTAGPN; the protein is encoded by the coding sequence ATGAAACTCCACATCGTTCCCGCCAAGACTGGCTTCACCTGGGTCAAACTGGGCGTGCAAGCGTTCCGGCGCCAGCCCATGGCGCTGGCAGCGCTGTTTTTCATATCGTATGTTGCAATGAAGCTGCTGACCAGCGTGCCCGTGCTGGGCAGCATTGCCTCGCTGGTGCTGCTGCCGTCCGTCACGCTGGCCATGATGGTGGCCACGGGCGAATCCATCCAGGGCCACCGGCCCACGCCTGCGCTGCTGCTGGTCACCTTCCGCAAAGGCCGCCAGCACCTGCGCCACATGCTGCTGCTGGGCGTGCTGTACGCGCTGGGCTTTCTGGGCATCATGGGTCTGTCGGCACTGGTCGACGGCGGGCGCTTTGTGCAGGTCTACATGGACGGCATGCCGGTCACTGCGCAAATGGCGTCGGACCCCAGCTTTCAGAAAGCCATGTGGCTGGCCACCCTGCTGTCCCTGCCCTTGTCACTGCTGTTCTGGCATGCGCCAGGCTTGGTGCACTGGCATGGCATTCCGCCCATCAAAGCCTTGTTCTTCAGCATGATGGCCTGCGTGCGCAACGCCGGGGCCTGTCTGGTGTTCCTATTCACCTGGCTGGGCATTGGGGTGCTGGGCGCGCTGTTGATCAGCATCATCTCACTTCTGCTAGGCCTGGGACTAGGTGATGAAAGCATTGGCAGCATGCTGCTCATATCGGCTGGCATGATGATGGCCACCATGATCCTGACCTGTGTGGTGTTTATCTTCAGGGACTGCTTTGAGCCGCCCGAGAGCCTGCTGCACGAGGCACCCCATGACACACCACCCTCCGACGCCCCAACTGCTGGGCCGAACTGA
- a CDS encoding PhoX family phosphatase, translating into MTQRMDAPAQAVDFNNEDSNTSANPTFESVLGARLSRRGLLRGGVGSVGTALLTGFGVTACGGGDDDGAAASPKLLGFNAVSKSLADVVSIPAGYTASVLFALGDPIAAGVAAYKNDGTDANFEQRAGDHHDGMEWFGLDASGKRSDSATERGLLALNHEATTDEVLSSFFLHANGGTSKLPRPAEEVDKETAVHGIAVIEVAKTAGKWAYAQNSAFNFRLTPHSPIELSGPARGSAQLITKYSPTGIMTRGTLNNCGTGKTPWGTFLTGEENWANYFTRAAADDAARGNDKSVTSLKRYGRAQGAASRHGWETGGTDDKYVRWNNSKTGASTNGSDDYRNEMNGMGYIVEINPYNKSVSAKKRTALGRFAHESAAFGKVVVGQPVSVYMGDDSRGEYIYKFVSTALWTAADANPTDPMAVGDKFLDSGKLYVAKFNADGTGTWVELAMSNTAIAAYATYKFADAADIAINTRLAADAVGATKMDRPEWNAVNPANGEIYFTLTNNSNRSVNPSSSQYLPDAANPRAYTDMKGTTAQTGNPNGHLVRMKEGASVTAFAWDVYLFGAESTADATLVNLSALTADQDFSSPDGLAFSKSSGICWIQTDDGAYTDVSNCMMMAAVPGSVGDGSKKTLSYTKADGSKLDIVTPVGKAATVDTLKRFLVGPKGCEITGLTETPDGKTIFVNIQHPGEATKMADVADATKYQSQWPANAGYGAGKRPRSATIVITKNDGGMIGT; encoded by the coding sequence ATGACACAACGCATGGACGCGCCCGCACAGGCCGTCGATTTCAACAACGAAGACTCCAACACCTCGGCCAACCCCACGTTTGAATCGGTGCTGGGCGCACGCCTGTCCCGTCGTGGTTTGCTGCGTGGTGGTGTGGGCTCGGTCGGCACCGCTTTGCTGACCGGCTTTGGCGTGACTGCCTGCGGTGGTGGCGACGATGACGGTGCCGCGGCATCGCCCAAACTGCTGGGCTTCAATGCCGTGTCCAAGAGCTTGGCCGATGTGGTGAGCATTCCAGCGGGTTACACCGCCAGCGTGCTGTTTGCACTGGGCGACCCCATTGCGGCAGGCGTTGCCGCCTACAAGAACGATGGTACGGATGCCAACTTTGAGCAACGTGCTGGTGATCACCACGACGGCATGGAGTGGTTTGGCCTGGACGCCAGCGGCAAGCGCAGCGACAGCGCCACCGAGCGCGGCCTGCTGGCCCTGAACCACGAAGCCACCACCGACGAAGTTCTGTCTTCCTTCTTCCTGCACGCCAACGGCGGCACCTCCAAGCTGCCACGCCCCGCTGAAGAAGTGGACAAGGAAACCGCAGTGCACGGCATCGCCGTCATCGAAGTGGCCAAGACCGCAGGCAAGTGGGCCTATGCGCAAAACTCTGCGTTCAACTTCCGCCTCACGCCCCACAGCCCCATTGAGTTGTCGGGCCCCGCACGCGGCAGCGCGCAGCTGATCACCAAGTACTCCCCCACAGGCATCATGACCCGCGGCACGCTGAACAACTGCGGCACGGGTAAGACGCCTTGGGGCACGTTCCTCACGGGCGAAGAAAACTGGGCCAACTACTTCACCCGCGCGGCTGCAGACGATGCCGCACGCGGCAACGACAAGAGCGTGACATCGCTCAAGCGCTATGGCCGTGCCCAGGGCGCTGCATCGCGCCACGGCTGGGAAACCGGCGGCACCGACGACAAGTATGTGCGCTGGAACAACAGCAAGACCGGTGCTTCCACCAACGGCAGCGACGACTATCGCAACGAGATGAACGGCATGGGCTACATCGTTGAGATCAACCCCTACAACAAGTCCGTGAGCGCCAAAAAGCGCACCGCCCTGGGCCGCTTTGCGCACGAGAGCGCGGCCTTCGGCAAGGTGGTGGTGGGCCAGCCCGTGTCGGTGTACATGGGCGACGACTCGCGTGGTGAGTACATCTACAAGTTCGTATCCACCGCGCTGTGGACCGCTGCGGATGCCAACCCCACCGACCCCATGGCCGTGGGCGACAAGTTCCTGGACAGCGGCAAGCTGTACGTGGCCAAGTTCAATGCCGATGGCACGGGCACCTGGGTAGAGCTGGCGATGTCGAACACCGCTATCGCCGCCTACGCAACCTACAAGTTTGCTGACGCGGCAGACATCGCCATCAACACCCGCCTGGCCGCCGACGCCGTGGGCGCCACCAAGATGGACCGCCCCGAGTGGAACGCTGTGAACCCCGCCAACGGCGAGATCTATTTCACGCTGACCAACAACAGCAACCGCAGCGTCAACCCCTCCAGCAGCCAATACCTGCCTGATGCGGCCAACCCACGCGCCTACACAGACATGAAGGGCACCACGGCCCAGACTGGCAACCCCAACGGCCACCTGGTGCGCATGAAGGAAGGCGCCTCCGTGACCGCCTTTGCATGGGACGTCTACCTGTTTGGCGCCGAGTCCACTGCCGACGCCACTCTTGTGAACCTGTCTGCCCTGACGGCCGACCAAGACTTCTCCAGCCCCGATGGCCTGGCCTTCAGCAAGTCCAGCGGCATCTGCTGGATCCAGACCGATGACGGCGCTTACACCGACGTGAGCAACTGCATGATGATGGCCGCCGTACCCGGCTCGGTGGGCGATGGCAGCAAGAAGACCCTGAGCTACACCAAGGCCGATGGCTCCAAGCTGGACATCGTGACCCCCGTGGGCAAGGCTGCCACGGTCGATACGCTCAAGCGCTTCCTGGTCGGACCCAAGGGCTGTGAAATCACCGGCTTGACGGAAACGCCTGATGGCAAGACCATCTTTGTGAACATCCAGCACCCCGGCGAAGCCACCAAAATGGCCGACGTGGCAGATGCCACCAAGTACCAAAGCCAGTGGCCTGCCAACGCAGGCTATGGCGCGGGCAAGCGCCCCCGCTCGGCCACCATCGTCATCACCAAGAACGACGGCGGCATGATCGGTACCTGA
- a CDS encoding iron dicitrate transport regulator FecR translates to MTHHPPTPQLLGRTEDELRWHRRRSLLQAAAAWATTGGWMAAQAQSRSNIVELRGDVLRNGRALTAHDSIATGDRIETGPGSTAVFAVGSSAFMLRQNTRVALEGDGKGDESTTVKVLRLLTGAAASVWGKGTDRQVALPTLTAGIRGTGVYAEVFPEQALRGYFCNCYGTVDLAAGSESLLSQSVYHQSFWAETAPRNGRLLTPAGAINHTDEEMEFLASLIGQRTAWQIAGRKGTKDGSGQMPYSAPAGAAKPGRAAPAYGENSPY, encoded by the coding sequence ATGACACACCACCCTCCGACGCCCCAACTGCTGGGCCGAACTGAAGACGAGCTGCGCTGGCACCGGCGTCGCAGCCTGCTGCAAGCTGCCGCTGCATGGGCCACCACGGGTGGCTGGATGGCAGCGCAGGCGCAGTCCCGCAGCAACATCGTTGAGCTGCGCGGGGACGTGCTGCGCAATGGCCGGGCGCTGACGGCACACGACAGCATTGCCACGGGCGACCGCATTGAGACGGGCCCGGGCTCCACCGCCGTGTTTGCCGTGGGCAGCAGCGCCTTCATGCTGCGGCAAAACACGCGTGTCGCGCTCGAGGGCGACGGCAAGGGCGATGAGTCCACCACCGTCAAGGTGCTGCGTTTGCTGACCGGCGCAGCGGCCAGCGTGTGGGGCAAGGGCACAGACCGGCAAGTGGCCCTGCCCACCCTCACCGCAGGCATCCGGGGCACGGGGGTGTATGCCGAGGTGTTCCCCGAGCAGGCCCTGCGGGGCTATTTCTGCAATTGCTATGGCACGGTGGACCTGGCCGCTGGCAGCGAAAGCCTGCTCAGCCAGTCGGTGTACCACCAGTCGTTCTGGGCCGAGACCGCGCCGCGCAATGGCCGGCTGCTCACGCCTGCAGGCGCCATCAACCACACCGATGAAGAGATGGAGTTTCTGGCCAGCCTGATTGGCCAGCGCACGGCGTGGCAGATTGCCGGGCGCAAAGGCACCAAGGATGGCAGCGGGCAAATGCCCTACTCTGCGCCCGCTGGTGCGGCCAAACCGGGGCGCGCTGCGCCTGCGTACGGCGAAAACAGTCCCTACTGA